In Marinibacterium anthonyi, the DNA window ATCGCCGAGATCAAGAAGATGATGGTCGAACGGGTCGTCTGACCCTGTTGTGATCACGAAGACGCACGCCCCTGCCGGATCGGCGGGGGCGTTTTGATTCATCCGGGTCGCATCTGCACAATTTTTTGCAACTCGTACGAAATTCCCTCTTGATCGACTCTGCGTTTGGCCTGATATGCGCGTTTAAGACGCCAACGCACGCGCCTCTGTCGAAAGGGCGCCGGACATCCGGCAACCCCTAGGGTTATGTAGCGACGGTAACGTCTCCCGTGGAACTGAGCGGCCATAGATGGCCGGGTCTATTGGAGATGACCATGACCGCCTACGTAACCGAATTCTCGGTGCGCGACATTGTGCGTGCGCGTACCCGTATCGAAGATTTCATCGCGTCGAATGAATTCGACCGCCCGACGCTGGTGCTGGACACCGACGTCGTGTCGCGGAATTTCCGCGCGCTTCAGGCCGGCCTGGGCAATGCCCGCATCCATTATGCCGTCAAGGCCAACCCCGCCATGGCCGTCATCGAGACGCTGGTGAACGAAGGCTGCCACTTTGACGCCGCCAGCCGGGGCGAGATCGAGCTGTGCCTGTCGCTGGGCGCGCACGCATCGGACATTTCCTTTGGCAACACCGTCAAGCGCGCCTCGGACATCGCCTTCGCGTATCGCGCCGGTGTGACCCTGTTCGCCGCCGACGCCGAGGAAGAGCTGGACAAGATCGCCGCGAACGCCCCGGGCGTGCAGGTCTACATCCGCCTGATCGTCGAAGCGTCGGAAGCCGACTGGCCGCTCAGCCGCAAGTTCGGCTGCGACCGCGCCACCGCGCTGCGCCTGCTGGATTACGCCAAGTCGCTGGGCCTGGACCCGGTGGGCTTCAGCTTCCACGTGGGGTCGCAGACCCGCCGTGCGTCGATGTGGGCCCTGACCCTGGACGAAGTCGCCGTC includes these proteins:
- the ldc gene encoding Lysine/ornithine decarboxylase, translating into MTAYVTEFSVRDIVRARTRIEDFIASNEFDRPTLVLDTDVVSRNFRALQAGLGNARIHYAVKANPAMAVIETLVNEGCHFDAASRGEIELCLSLGAHASDISFGNTVKRASDIAFAYRAGVTLFAADAEEELDKIAANAPGVQVYIRLIVEASEADWPLSRKFGCDRATALRLLDYAKSLGLDPVGFSFHVGSQTRRASMWALTLDEVAVTWAAARAAGHNLTLLNIGGGFPAFYGDPVEAPTPYAAAVMRMVRDRFGDAVEVMAEPGRGMVADAGAIAAEVLLVSRKSDSDLHRWVYLDIGKFSGLAETMDEAIRYQFVTDRDHEPTGPCVLAGPSCDSADVLYEKKPVQLPVGLAAGDKVMIRNTGAYTSSYSSVGFNGFPPLDVVVI